The Oryctolagus cuniculus chromosome 5, mOryCun1.1, whole genome shotgun sequence genome includes a region encoding these proteins:
- the LOC103347083 gene encoding USP6 N-terminal-like protein isoform X1: MTTLMLNLISMITLTLKMLFYQPVYGDLATLGKFLNCTLRSKSTEMHAELIAMEAVKPQLTQKREVIIRKYEQGCRGRAQVEHPEEEDINTRPFINYLGILQEKMLLRDRILEAKHRHQEAQRVEKWLKMIKHWTQYQSSKKMESRVYKGIPLPVRGKVWSLLLDVDKVKADNPGKYQQMKEQGKLLSEHVHQIDADIRRTFQNHVMFRQRYGVKQQALFHVLLAYSAFDHEAGYRQGMNWVAAVLLMFLDEDDAFWALTQLMSKPKHAMHGFYKANRTKLERLQQHHDNILKCRVPKLKKHLDSQGVSTAAYTQKWFQQCFVDEAPFSLVLRFFDVYILEGEAMLTAMSYTALKIHRRYLLKCSGNSLHEYLQDGLRRTWDMRDDAVLRRLQATKEELVKFKCLLPPSAKQEEMPSMPLGLELASLVPGPQPTCRRRRMGWRQNRVGCAVPVELQAPHTQVAAGSRNNPDRFMVASGPGDTKSISQGAFVFTPVLPLNAGECGPSQPEIKKELLCPPKPAQQGPRSGREAWSQACSAARRRQQSGGREFTALESKKKADEQCSPRQPCNSSVKVLRIHISGLPHPDLGQYTDHARPGRMGVPP, encoded by the exons CATAGCCATGGAGGCTGTGAAGCCCCAGTTAACCCAGAAGAGAGAAGTGATCATCAGGAAGTATGAGCAG GGATGCCGAGGACGGGCACAGGTGGAGCATCCAGAAGAGGAGGACATCAACACCCGCCCATTCATAAACTACCTGGGGATCCTGCA AGAGAAGATGCTTCTCAGGGACAGAATCCTGGAGGCCAAG CACAGACATCAGGAGGCTCAACGAGTTGAAAAGTGGTTGAAGATGATAAAGCACTGGACTCAATATCAGAGCAGCAAGAAG ATGGAGAGCCGTGTCTACAAAGGCATCCCTCTCCCAGTGCGGGGAAAGGTGTGGTCTCTCCTGTTGGATGTGGACAAAGTGAAGGCAGATAATCCTGGAAAATACCAG CAAATGAAGGAGCAGGGCAAACTATTGTCAGAGCACGTCCACCAGATCGATGCTGACATcaggagaacattccagaaccaTGTCATGTTCCGGCAGCGTTATGGAGTCAA gcAGCAGGCGCTGTTCCATGTCCTTCTGGCTTACTCTGCGTTTGATCAT GAGGCGGGCTACAGGCAGGGTATGAACTGGGTGGCTGCCGTGCTACTGATGTTCTTAGACGAGGATGACGCATTCTGGGCCCTGACACAACTCATGTCGAAGCCCAAGCACGCGATGCACG GATTTTACAAGGCCAATAGAACTAAGCTGGAGCGGCTGCAGCAACACCATGACAACATACTGAAGTGTCGTGtgccaaaattaaaaaaacatctG GACAGCCAGGGAGTGTCTACTGCAGCATACACCCAGAAGTGGTTCCAACAGTGCTTTGTCGATGAG GCCCCCTTCTCCCTGGTGCTGCGATTTTTTGATGTTTACATTCTGGAGGGAGAGGCCATGCTAACGGCAATGTCATACACGGCCCTGAAGATCCACAGGA GATACCTTCTAAAGTGCAGTGGGAACAGCCTGCATGAGTATCTGCAGGACGGGTTGCGCCGCACCTGGGATATGCGGGATGATGCAGTGCTGAGACGGCTCCAGGCCACCAAGGAAGAACTGGTGAAGTTCAAGTGTCTACTGCCTCCTTCAG CAAAACAAGAGGAAATGCCCAGCATGCCCCTGGGCCTGGAACTCGCATCCCTGGTTCCCGGGCCTCAGCCCACATGTCGGAGGCGCAGGATGGGCTGGCGACAGAACCGGGTTGGATGTGCTGTTCCAGTTGAGTTGCAGGCACCACACACGCAAGTGGCAGCAGGTTCACGGAATAACCCTGACCGCTTTATGGTGGCTTcaggtccaggggacaccaaaaGCATCTCCCAAGGGGCTTTTGTCTTCACCCCAGTGTTGCCCCTGAATGCTGGAGAGTGTGGGCCCTCACAGCCTGAAATCAAAAAGGAACTATTGTGCCCTCCCAAACCTGCACAGCAGGGCCCAAGGTCTGGCAGAGAAGCCTGGTCCCAGGCATGCTCTGCAGCTCGCCGCCGTCAACAGTCTGGTGGCAGAGAGTTCACCGCTCTGGAGTCCAAAAAGAAGGCTGATGAGCAGTGCAGTCCTAGGCAGCCCTGCAATAGCTCCGTCAAGGTCCTCAGGATTCACATCTCTGGTCTGCCTCACCCTGATCTGGGACAGTACACGGACCATGCAAGGCCTGGCAGGATGGGCGTCCCTCCATAA
- the LOC103347083 gene encoding USP6 N-terminal-like protein isoform X4, with protein sequence MPRTGTGGASRRGGHQHPPIHKLPGDPAVSAHTHHSVEQGQEKMLLRDRILEAKHRHQEAQRVEKWLKMIKHWTQYQSSKKMESRVYKGIPLPVRGKVWSLLLDVDKVKADNPGKYQQMKEQGKLLSEHVHQIDADIRRTFQNHVMFRQRYGVKQQALFHVLLAYSAFDHEAGYRQGMNWVAAVLLMFLDEDDAFWALTQLMSKPKHAMHGFYKANRTKLERLQQHHDNILKCRVPKLKKHLDSQGVSTAAYTQKWFQQCFVDEAPFSLVLRFFDVYILEGEAMLTAMSYTALKIHRRYLLKCSGNSLHEYLQDGLRRTWDMRDDAVLRRLQATKEELVKFKCLLPPSAKQEEMPSMPLGLELASLVPGPQPTCRRRRMGWRQNRVGCAVPVELQAPHTQVAAGSRNNPDRFMVASGPGDTKSISQGAFVFTPVLPLNAGECGPSQPEIKKELLCPPKPAQQGPRSGREAWSQACSAARRRQQSGGREFTALESKKKADEQCSPRQPCNSSVKVLRIHISGLPHPDLGQYTDHARPGRMGVPP encoded by the exons ATGCCGAGGACGGGCACAGGTGGAGCATCCAGAAGAGGAGGACATCAACACCCGCCCATTCATAAACTACCTGGGGATCCTGCAGTGAGTGCCCACACCCACCACAGTGTGGAGCAGGGGCA AGAGAAGATGCTTCTCAGGGACAGAATCCTGGAGGCCAAG CACAGACATCAGGAGGCTCAACGAGTTGAAAAGTGGTTGAAGATGATAAAGCACTGGACTCAATATCAGAGCAGCAAGAAG ATGGAGAGCCGTGTCTACAAAGGCATCCCTCTCCCAGTGCGGGGAAAGGTGTGGTCTCTCCTGTTGGATGTGGACAAAGTGAAGGCAGATAATCCTGGAAAATACCAG CAAATGAAGGAGCAGGGCAAACTATTGTCAGAGCACGTCCACCAGATCGATGCTGACATcaggagaacattccagaaccaTGTCATGTTCCGGCAGCGTTATGGAGTCAA gcAGCAGGCGCTGTTCCATGTCCTTCTGGCTTACTCTGCGTTTGATCAT GAGGCGGGCTACAGGCAGGGTATGAACTGGGTGGCTGCCGTGCTACTGATGTTCTTAGACGAGGATGACGCATTCTGGGCCCTGACACAACTCATGTCGAAGCCCAAGCACGCGATGCACG GATTTTACAAGGCCAATAGAACTAAGCTGGAGCGGCTGCAGCAACACCATGACAACATACTGAAGTGTCGTGtgccaaaattaaaaaaacatctG GACAGCCAGGGAGTGTCTACTGCAGCATACACCCAGAAGTGGTTCCAACAGTGCTTTGTCGATGAG GCCCCCTTCTCCCTGGTGCTGCGATTTTTTGATGTTTACATTCTGGAGGGAGAGGCCATGCTAACGGCAATGTCATACACGGCCCTGAAGATCCACAGGA GATACCTTCTAAAGTGCAGTGGGAACAGCCTGCATGAGTATCTGCAGGACGGGTTGCGCCGCACCTGGGATATGCGGGATGATGCAGTGCTGAGACGGCTCCAGGCCACCAAGGAAGAACTGGTGAAGTTCAAGTGTCTACTGCCTCCTTCAG CAAAACAAGAGGAAATGCCCAGCATGCCCCTGGGCCTGGAACTCGCATCCCTGGTTCCCGGGCCTCAGCCCACATGTCGGAGGCGCAGGATGGGCTGGCGACAGAACCGGGTTGGATGTGCTGTTCCAGTTGAGTTGCAGGCACCACACACGCAAGTGGCAGCAGGTTCACGGAATAACCCTGACCGCTTTATGGTGGCTTcaggtccaggggacaccaaaaGCATCTCCCAAGGGGCTTTTGTCTTCACCCCAGTGTTGCCCCTGAATGCTGGAGAGTGTGGGCCCTCACAGCCTGAAATCAAAAAGGAACTATTGTGCCCTCCCAAACCTGCACAGCAGGGCCCAAGGTCTGGCAGAGAAGCCTGGTCCCAGGCATGCTCTGCAGCTCGCCGCCGTCAACAGTCTGGTGGCAGAGAGTTCACCGCTCTGGAGTCCAAAAAGAAGGCTGATGAGCAGTGCAGTCCTAGGCAGCCCTGCAATAGCTCCGTCAAGGTCCTCAGGATTCACATCTCTGGTCTGCCTCACCCTGATCTGGGACAGTACACGGACCATGCAAGGCCTGGCAGGATGGGCGTCCCTCCATAA
- the LOC103347083 gene encoding USP6 N-terminal-like protein isoform X2 — MMLSSWPVHMGSITCSIAMEAVKPQLTQKREVIIRKYEQGCRGRAQVEHPEEEDINTRPFINYLGILQEKMLLRDRILEAKHRHQEAQRVEKWLKMIKHWTQYQSSKKMESRVYKGIPLPVRGKVWSLLLDVDKVKADNPGKYQQMKEQGKLLSEHVHQIDADIRRTFQNHVMFRQRYGVKQQALFHVLLAYSAFDHEAGYRQGMNWVAAVLLMFLDEDDAFWALTQLMSKPKHAMHGFYKANRTKLERLQQHHDNILKCRVPKLKKHLDSQGVSTAAYTQKWFQQCFVDEAPFSLVLRFFDVYILEGEAMLTAMSYTALKIHRRYLLKCSGNSLHEYLQDGLRRTWDMRDDAVLRRLQATKEELVKFKCLLPPSAKQEEMPSMPLGLELASLVPGPQPTCRRRRMGWRQNRVGCAVPVELQAPHTQVAAGSRNNPDRFMVASGPGDTKSISQGAFVFTPVLPLNAGECGPSQPEIKKELLCPPKPAQQGPRSGREAWSQACSAARRRQQSGGREFTALESKKKADEQCSPRQPCNSSVKVLRIHISGLPHPDLGQYTDHARPGRMGVPP; from the exons CATAGCCATGGAGGCTGTGAAGCCCCAGTTAACCCAGAAGAGAGAAGTGATCATCAGGAAGTATGAGCAG GGATGCCGAGGACGGGCACAGGTGGAGCATCCAGAAGAGGAGGACATCAACACCCGCCCATTCATAAACTACCTGGGGATCCTGCA AGAGAAGATGCTTCTCAGGGACAGAATCCTGGAGGCCAAG CACAGACATCAGGAGGCTCAACGAGTTGAAAAGTGGTTGAAGATGATAAAGCACTGGACTCAATATCAGAGCAGCAAGAAG ATGGAGAGCCGTGTCTACAAAGGCATCCCTCTCCCAGTGCGGGGAAAGGTGTGGTCTCTCCTGTTGGATGTGGACAAAGTGAAGGCAGATAATCCTGGAAAATACCAG CAAATGAAGGAGCAGGGCAAACTATTGTCAGAGCACGTCCACCAGATCGATGCTGACATcaggagaacattccagaaccaTGTCATGTTCCGGCAGCGTTATGGAGTCAA gcAGCAGGCGCTGTTCCATGTCCTTCTGGCTTACTCTGCGTTTGATCAT GAGGCGGGCTACAGGCAGGGTATGAACTGGGTGGCTGCCGTGCTACTGATGTTCTTAGACGAGGATGACGCATTCTGGGCCCTGACACAACTCATGTCGAAGCCCAAGCACGCGATGCACG GATTTTACAAGGCCAATAGAACTAAGCTGGAGCGGCTGCAGCAACACCATGACAACATACTGAAGTGTCGTGtgccaaaattaaaaaaacatctG GACAGCCAGGGAGTGTCTACTGCAGCATACACCCAGAAGTGGTTCCAACAGTGCTTTGTCGATGAG GCCCCCTTCTCCCTGGTGCTGCGATTTTTTGATGTTTACATTCTGGAGGGAGAGGCCATGCTAACGGCAATGTCATACACGGCCCTGAAGATCCACAGGA GATACCTTCTAAAGTGCAGTGGGAACAGCCTGCATGAGTATCTGCAGGACGGGTTGCGCCGCACCTGGGATATGCGGGATGATGCAGTGCTGAGACGGCTCCAGGCCACCAAGGAAGAACTGGTGAAGTTCAAGTGTCTACTGCCTCCTTCAG CAAAACAAGAGGAAATGCCCAGCATGCCCCTGGGCCTGGAACTCGCATCCCTGGTTCCCGGGCCTCAGCCCACATGTCGGAGGCGCAGGATGGGCTGGCGACAGAACCGGGTTGGATGTGCTGTTCCAGTTGAGTTGCAGGCACCACACACGCAAGTGGCAGCAGGTTCACGGAATAACCCTGACCGCTTTATGGTGGCTTcaggtccaggggacaccaaaaGCATCTCCCAAGGGGCTTTTGTCTTCACCCCAGTGTTGCCCCTGAATGCTGGAGAGTGTGGGCCCTCACAGCCTGAAATCAAAAAGGAACTATTGTGCCCTCCCAAACCTGCACAGCAGGGCCCAAGGTCTGGCAGAGAAGCCTGGTCCCAGGCATGCTCTGCAGCTCGCCGCCGTCAACAGTCTGGTGGCAGAGAGTTCACCGCTCTGGAGTCCAAAAAGAAGGCTGATGAGCAGTGCAGTCCTAGGCAGCCCTGCAATAGCTCCGTCAAGGTCCTCAGGATTCACATCTCTGGTCTGCCTCACCCTGATCTGGGACAGTACACGGACCATGCAAGGCCTGGCAGGATGGGCGTCCCTCCATAA
- the LOC103347083 gene encoding USP6 N-terminal-like protein isoform X5: MLLRDRILEAKHRHQEAQRVEKWLKMIKHWTQYQSSKKMESRVYKGIPLPVRGKVWSLLLDVDKVKADNPGKYQQMKEQGKLLSEHVHQIDADIRRTFQNHVMFRQRYGVKQQALFHVLLAYSAFDHEAGYRQGMNWVAAVLLMFLDEDDAFWALTQLMSKPKHAMHGFYKANRTKLERLQQHHDNILKCRVPKLKKHLDSQGVSTAAYTQKWFQQCFVDEAPFSLVLRFFDVYILEGEAMLTAMSYTALKIHRRYLLKCSGNSLHEYLQDGLRRTWDMRDDAVLRRLQATKEELVKFKCLLPPSAKQEEMPSMPLGLELASLVPGPQPTCRRRRMGWRQNRVGCAVPVELQAPHTQVAAGSRNNPDRFMVASGPGDTKSISQGAFVFTPVLPLNAGECGPSQPEIKKELLCPPKPAQQGPRSGREAWSQACSAARRRQQSGGREFTALESKKKADEQCSPRQPCNSSVKVLRIHISGLPHPDLGQYTDHARPGRMGVPP; encoded by the exons ATGCTTCTCAGGGACAGAATCCTGGAGGCCAAG CACAGACATCAGGAGGCTCAACGAGTTGAAAAGTGGTTGAAGATGATAAAGCACTGGACTCAATATCAGAGCAGCAAGAAG ATGGAGAGCCGTGTCTACAAAGGCATCCCTCTCCCAGTGCGGGGAAAGGTGTGGTCTCTCCTGTTGGATGTGGACAAAGTGAAGGCAGATAATCCTGGAAAATACCAG CAAATGAAGGAGCAGGGCAAACTATTGTCAGAGCACGTCCACCAGATCGATGCTGACATcaggagaacattccagaaccaTGTCATGTTCCGGCAGCGTTATGGAGTCAA gcAGCAGGCGCTGTTCCATGTCCTTCTGGCTTACTCTGCGTTTGATCAT GAGGCGGGCTACAGGCAGGGTATGAACTGGGTGGCTGCCGTGCTACTGATGTTCTTAGACGAGGATGACGCATTCTGGGCCCTGACACAACTCATGTCGAAGCCCAAGCACGCGATGCACG GATTTTACAAGGCCAATAGAACTAAGCTGGAGCGGCTGCAGCAACACCATGACAACATACTGAAGTGTCGTGtgccaaaattaaaaaaacatctG GACAGCCAGGGAGTGTCTACTGCAGCATACACCCAGAAGTGGTTCCAACAGTGCTTTGTCGATGAG GCCCCCTTCTCCCTGGTGCTGCGATTTTTTGATGTTTACATTCTGGAGGGAGAGGCCATGCTAACGGCAATGTCATACACGGCCCTGAAGATCCACAGGA GATACCTTCTAAAGTGCAGTGGGAACAGCCTGCATGAGTATCTGCAGGACGGGTTGCGCCGCACCTGGGATATGCGGGATGATGCAGTGCTGAGACGGCTCCAGGCCACCAAGGAAGAACTGGTGAAGTTCAAGTGTCTACTGCCTCCTTCAG CAAAACAAGAGGAAATGCCCAGCATGCCCCTGGGCCTGGAACTCGCATCCCTGGTTCCCGGGCCTCAGCCCACATGTCGGAGGCGCAGGATGGGCTGGCGACAGAACCGGGTTGGATGTGCTGTTCCAGTTGAGTTGCAGGCACCACACACGCAAGTGGCAGCAGGTTCACGGAATAACCCTGACCGCTTTATGGTGGCTTcaggtccaggggacaccaaaaGCATCTCCCAAGGGGCTTTTGTCTTCACCCCAGTGTTGCCCCTGAATGCTGGAGAGTGTGGGCCCTCACAGCCTGAAATCAAAAAGGAACTATTGTGCCCTCCCAAACCTGCACAGCAGGGCCCAAGGTCTGGCAGAGAAGCCTGGTCCCAGGCATGCTCTGCAGCTCGCCGCCGTCAACAGTCTGGTGGCAGAGAGTTCACCGCTCTGGAGTCCAAAAAGAAGGCTGATGAGCAGTGCAGTCCTAGGCAGCCCTGCAATAGCTCCGTCAAGGTCCTCAGGATTCACATCTCTGGTCTGCCTCACCCTGATCTGGGACAGTACACGGACCATGCAAGGCCTGGCAGGATGGGCGTCCCTCCATAA
- the LOC103347083 gene encoding USP6 N-terminal-like protein isoform X3, whose product MEAVKPQLTQKREVIIRKYEQGCRGRAQVEHPEEEDINTRPFINYLGILQEKMLLRDRILEAKHRHQEAQRVEKWLKMIKHWTQYQSSKKMESRVYKGIPLPVRGKVWSLLLDVDKVKADNPGKYQQMKEQGKLLSEHVHQIDADIRRTFQNHVMFRQRYGVKQQALFHVLLAYSAFDHEAGYRQGMNWVAAVLLMFLDEDDAFWALTQLMSKPKHAMHGFYKANRTKLERLQQHHDNILKCRVPKLKKHLDSQGVSTAAYTQKWFQQCFVDEAPFSLVLRFFDVYILEGEAMLTAMSYTALKIHRRYLLKCSGNSLHEYLQDGLRRTWDMRDDAVLRRLQATKEELVKFKCLLPPSAKQEEMPSMPLGLELASLVPGPQPTCRRRRMGWRQNRVGCAVPVELQAPHTQVAAGSRNNPDRFMVASGPGDTKSISQGAFVFTPVLPLNAGECGPSQPEIKKELLCPPKPAQQGPRSGREAWSQACSAARRRQQSGGREFTALESKKKADEQCSPRQPCNSSVKVLRIHISGLPHPDLGQYTDHARPGRMGVPP is encoded by the exons ATGGAGGCTGTGAAGCCCCAGTTAACCCAGAAGAGAGAAGTGATCATCAGGAAGTATGAGCAG GGATGCCGAGGACGGGCACAGGTGGAGCATCCAGAAGAGGAGGACATCAACACCCGCCCATTCATAAACTACCTGGGGATCCTGCA AGAGAAGATGCTTCTCAGGGACAGAATCCTGGAGGCCAAG CACAGACATCAGGAGGCTCAACGAGTTGAAAAGTGGTTGAAGATGATAAAGCACTGGACTCAATATCAGAGCAGCAAGAAG ATGGAGAGCCGTGTCTACAAAGGCATCCCTCTCCCAGTGCGGGGAAAGGTGTGGTCTCTCCTGTTGGATGTGGACAAAGTGAAGGCAGATAATCCTGGAAAATACCAG CAAATGAAGGAGCAGGGCAAACTATTGTCAGAGCACGTCCACCAGATCGATGCTGACATcaggagaacattccagaaccaTGTCATGTTCCGGCAGCGTTATGGAGTCAA gcAGCAGGCGCTGTTCCATGTCCTTCTGGCTTACTCTGCGTTTGATCAT GAGGCGGGCTACAGGCAGGGTATGAACTGGGTGGCTGCCGTGCTACTGATGTTCTTAGACGAGGATGACGCATTCTGGGCCCTGACACAACTCATGTCGAAGCCCAAGCACGCGATGCACG GATTTTACAAGGCCAATAGAACTAAGCTGGAGCGGCTGCAGCAACACCATGACAACATACTGAAGTGTCGTGtgccaaaattaaaaaaacatctG GACAGCCAGGGAGTGTCTACTGCAGCATACACCCAGAAGTGGTTCCAACAGTGCTTTGTCGATGAG GCCCCCTTCTCCCTGGTGCTGCGATTTTTTGATGTTTACATTCTGGAGGGAGAGGCCATGCTAACGGCAATGTCATACACGGCCCTGAAGATCCACAGGA GATACCTTCTAAAGTGCAGTGGGAACAGCCTGCATGAGTATCTGCAGGACGGGTTGCGCCGCACCTGGGATATGCGGGATGATGCAGTGCTGAGACGGCTCCAGGCCACCAAGGAAGAACTGGTGAAGTTCAAGTGTCTACTGCCTCCTTCAG CAAAACAAGAGGAAATGCCCAGCATGCCCCTGGGCCTGGAACTCGCATCCCTGGTTCCCGGGCCTCAGCCCACATGTCGGAGGCGCAGGATGGGCTGGCGACAGAACCGGGTTGGATGTGCTGTTCCAGTTGAGTTGCAGGCACCACACACGCAAGTGGCAGCAGGTTCACGGAATAACCCTGACCGCTTTATGGTGGCTTcaggtccaggggacaccaaaaGCATCTCCCAAGGGGCTTTTGTCTTCACCCCAGTGTTGCCCCTGAATGCTGGAGAGTGTGGGCCCTCACAGCCTGAAATCAAAAAGGAACTATTGTGCCCTCCCAAACCTGCACAGCAGGGCCCAAGGTCTGGCAGAGAAGCCTGGTCCCAGGCATGCTCTGCAGCTCGCCGCCGTCAACAGTCTGGTGGCAGAGAGTTCACCGCTCTGGAGTCCAAAAAGAAGGCTGATGAGCAGTGCAGTCCTAGGCAGCCCTGCAATAGCTCCGTCAAGGTCCTCAGGATTCACATCTCTGGTCTGCCTCACCCTGATCTGGGACAGTACACGGACCATGCAAGGCCTGGCAGGATGGGCGTCCCTCCATAA